Proteins encoded by one window of Aliivibrio wodanis:
- the nrdR gene encoding transcriptional repressor NrdR yields MHCPFCSATDTKVIDSRLVADGHQVRRRRQCLACSERFTTFESAELVMPKVIKSNGNREPFNEDKLSGGLYRSLEKRPVSADLVELALNTIKSQLRATGEREVPSDMIGNLVMDQLKELDKVAYIRFASVYRSFEDIKEFGEEIAKLEK; encoded by the coding sequence ATGCATTGTCCATTTTGTAGTGCAACAGATACAAAAGTGATTGATTCTCGATTAGTTGCTGATGGTCATCAAGTTCGCCGACGTCGTCAATGTTTAGCCTGTAGTGAGCGTTTTACCACGTTTGAATCAGCTGAATTAGTAATGCCAAAAGTCATTAAATCTAATGGTAATCGTGAACCATTTAACGAAGATAAGCTTTCGGGTGGTTTGTATCGTTCATTAGAAAAACGTCCTGTTAGTGCAGATTTAGTTGAGTTAGCGCTAAATACTATTAAGTCACAGCTACGAGCAACAGGGGAGCGAGAAGTGCCTTCTGATATGATTGGGAATCTAGTAATGGACCAATTAAAAGAGCTAGATAAAGTGGCTTATATTCGTTTCGCATCGGTATATCGCAGTTTTGAAGATATTAAAGAGTTCGGTGAAGAAATCGCAAAATTAGAGAAATAA
- the ribD gene encoding pyrimidine deaminase/pyrimidine reductase (riboflavin biosynthesis protein RibD) encodes MKFTSQDHQMMQKAILLAKQGIYTTAPNPNVGCVLVKDGQIIGEGAHLKAGEPHAEVHALRQAGENAKGATAYVTLEPCSHYGRTPPCAEGLIKAGVAKVICAMVDPNPQVAGRGLAMLKEVGIETAFGLLEADARALNPYFLKRMETKKPFVQLKMAASLDGKTALENGESQWITSKEARQDVQRYRALSGAILSSAKTVIEDNASLNVRWDDLPSSSQNNYPEKELRQPLRIILDRQHQLTSDLKLFNTKGNVATISSQFSHPISSQDSHLHCNVCDDGKLILSEVVDKIAQEYNVNHIWVEAGATLAASMIEANLVDELIIYLAPKLMGADGRSLLNLIGLKAMSEAIDLNITDVRMVGKDIRITAEIVR; translated from the coding sequence ATGAAATTTACCTCCCAAGATCACCAAATGATGCAAAAGGCCATTTTACTGGCAAAGCAAGGTATTTATACCACCGCCCCAAACCCAAACGTTGGTTGTGTGTTGGTTAAAGATGGACAGATTATTGGAGAGGGAGCACATTTAAAAGCTGGCGAACCACACGCTGAAGTTCATGCATTACGCCAAGCCGGTGAAAATGCAAAAGGTGCGACGGCGTATGTTACGTTGGAGCCATGCTCGCATTATGGAAGAACTCCACCTTGTGCTGAGGGCTTAATAAAAGCCGGCGTTGCTAAGGTTATCTGTGCCATGGTTGATCCTAATCCACAAGTTGCAGGCCGTGGCCTAGCTATGTTGAAAGAAGTGGGTATTGAAACTGCATTTGGGTTACTTGAAGCAGATGCTAGAGCATTAAACCCCTATTTTTTAAAGCGGATGGAAACAAAGAAACCATTTGTTCAATTAAAAATGGCAGCTAGCCTTGATGGTAAAACCGCATTAGAAAATGGCGAAAGTCAGTGGATTACCTCTAAAGAAGCAAGGCAAGATGTTCAGCGTTATCGTGCGTTATCAGGTGCCATATTATCAAGCGCAAAGACGGTAATCGAAGATAACGCTTCTCTAAATGTACGCTGGGATGATCTTCCGTCCTCAAGTCAAAACAACTACCCAGAAAAAGAGCTAAGACAACCATTAAGGATCATTCTAGATCGCCAACATCAACTCACTTCCGATCTTAAATTATTTAATACTAAAGGCAATGTCGCAACAATTTCATCTCAGTTCTCTCATCCTATTAGTTCTCAAGATAGTCATCTACATTGCAATGTGTGTGACGATGGTAAACTTATCTTATCTGAAGTTGTCGATAAAATAGCGCAAGAATACAATGTTAATCATATTTGGGTAGAAGCAGGGGCGACCTTAGCGGCGAGTATGATAGAAGCTAATTTAGTGGATGAGTTGATCATTTATCTTGCACCTAAGCTTATGGGGGCTGATGGACGCAGCTTATTGAATCTAATTGGATTAAAAGCCATGTCTGAAGCTATCGATCTAAACATTACAGATGTTCGAATGGTTGGAAAAGACATTCGTATTACAGCAGAAATAGTAAGGTAA
- the ribC gene encoding riboflavin synthase alpha chain yields the protein MFTGIIESIGTLQAITPKGEDISVTVNVGKLDMGDVKLGDSIATNGVCLTVVAMTGHTYTADLSLETLKRTGFVDYKAGDKVNLEKAMLPTTRFGGHIVSGHVDAVGEIIERHQTGRAVEFWIQLPQSLAKYVVEKGSITVDGISLTVNDLRKNAFKLTIVPHTAAETTMDNFSVGQKVNLEVDVIARYLERLVIGQKEEQPQSSVTMDLLAKSGFLN from the coding sequence ATGTTTACAGGAATTATTGAGTCAATAGGAACACTTCAGGCTATCACTCCAAAAGGTGAAGACATTAGTGTTACCGTCAATGTTGGTAAATTAGACATGGGCGATGTAAAACTTGGCGATAGCATTGCCACCAACGGTGTGTGCTTAACGGTCGTTGCAATGACTGGGCATACCTATACTGCTGATTTATCGTTAGAGACTTTAAAACGTACCGGTTTTGTTGATTACAAAGCGGGCGATAAAGTGAATCTTGAAAAAGCCATGTTACCAACCACTCGCTTTGGTGGTCATATTGTCTCTGGTCATGTTGATGCGGTTGGTGAAATCATTGAACGCCATCAAACAGGTCGAGCGGTTGAGTTCTGGATCCAATTACCACAGAGTTTAGCAAAATATGTGGTAGAAAAAGGGTCCATTACAGTTGATGGTATTAGCTTAACGGTGAATGATTTACGTAAAAATGCATTTAAGCTGACGATCGTACCTCATACGGCAGCAGAGACAACCATGGATAACTTCTCTGTAGGACAAAAAGTAAACCTAGAAGTAGACGTTATCGCTCGTTATTTAGAAAGACTTGTGATCGGACAGAAAGAAGAGCAACCTCAGTCTTCTGTTACGATGGATCTTTTGGCAAAATCAGGTTTCTTAAATTAA
- the ribBA gene encoding 3,4-dihydroxy-2-butanone 4-phosphate synthase (GTP cyclohydrolase II) (riboflavin biosynthesis protein RibBA), which translates to MAISSAKDIIEDIRLGKMVILMDDEDRENEGDLIIAAEKITPEAINFMATHGRGLICLTMTKDRCEKLGLPPMVQDNNAQFTTNFTVSIEAAEGVTTGISAADRSRTVEAAVAKNAVAADLVQPGHIFPLAAQDGGVLTRAGHTEAGCDLARLAGFEPAGVIVEILNDDGTMARRPDLEVFAEKHDVKLGTIADLIEYRNNNETTIERVAECKLPTEFGDFDLVTYRDTIDNQLHYAMKKENTSGTAPLVRVHLQDTFTDILHSDRCAERSWTLPTAMQRIAAEGGVLVILGNEESTDSIVHKIKVLERQDNGESPTMAKKQGTSRRVGVGSQILADMGISDMRLLSSSSKRYHSLSGFGLNVVEYVSE; encoded by the coding sequence ATGGCAATTAGCTCAGCAAAAGACATTATTGAAGATATTCGCTTAGGTAAGATGGTTATCCTAATGGATGATGAAGATCGTGAAAATGAAGGCGATTTAATTATTGCTGCAGAAAAAATTACACCAGAAGCTATTAATTTCATGGCAACACACGGTCGCGGTCTAATTTGCTTAACGATGACAAAAGATCGTTGTGAAAAATTAGGTCTACCGCCAATGGTGCAAGACAATAATGCACAATTTACAACGAACTTTACGGTCTCTATTGAAGCCGCTGAAGGCGTTACAACGGGTATTTCAGCAGCAGATCGTTCTCGTACTGTAGAAGCCGCTGTTGCTAAGAATGCCGTTGCTGCTGATCTTGTTCAGCCAGGTCATATCTTCCCTCTTGCAGCACAAGATGGTGGTGTATTAACACGTGCAGGACATACAGAAGCTGGCTGTGATCTCGCTCGTTTAGCTGGTTTTGAACCTGCGGGTGTGATTGTTGAGATCTTAAATGACGACGGTACAATGGCTCGCCGTCCTGATTTAGAAGTCTTTGCTGAAAAACATGATGTAAAATTGGGTACTATCGCTGACTTAATTGAATACCGTAATAATAACGAAACAACGATTGAACGTGTTGCTGAGTGTAAATTACCAACAGAATTCGGTGATTTTGATTTAGTTACATACCGCGACACGATCGATAATCAACTTCATTATGCAATGAAAAAAGAAAATACATCAGGTACTGCACCATTAGTTCGTGTTCACCTTCAAGATACGTTTACAGATATCTTACATTCAGATCGTTGTGCAGAACGTAGCTGGACATTACCAACAGCAATGCAACGTATTGCGGCCGAGGGTGGTGTACTTGTGATTTTAGGCAATGAAGAGTCAACAGATAGCATTGTTCATAAAATCAAAGTGTTAGAGCGCCAAGATAACGGTGAATCACCTACAATGGCTAAAAAACAAGGTACATCTCGCCGTGTTGGTGTTGGTTCACAAATCTTAGCTGATATGGGTATTTCTGATATGCGTCTGCTATCATCTTCTTCAAAGCGCTACCATTCATTATCAGGCTTTGGTCTGAATGTTGTAGAATACGTTTCAGAATAA
- the ribH gene encoding 6,7-dimethyl-8-ribityllumazine synthase (riboflavin synthase beta chain): MNVIEGGVAAPNAKIAIVISRFNSFINESLLSGAIDTLTRFGQVSEENITVVRCPGAVELPLVAQRVAKTAKYDAIVSLGSVIRGGTPHFEYVCSECNKGLAQVSLEFSIPVAFGVLTVDTIDQAIERAGTKAGNKGAEAALSALEMINVLSQIES; this comes from the coding sequence ATGAACGTAATTGAAGGCGGCGTTGCTGCTCCTAATGCGAAAATTGCAATTGTCATTTCTCGCTTTAATAGCTTTATTAATGAAAGTTTACTTTCTGGCGCTATCGATACTTTAACGCGTTTTGGTCAAGTATCTGAAGAAAACATCACTGTTGTTCGCTGCCCTGGCGCTGTAGAATTACCATTAGTTGCTCAACGAGTAGCTAAAACAGCAAAATATGATGCGATTGTTTCATTGGGTTCTGTTATCCGTGGTGGTACACCACATTTTGAATACGTATGTAGTGAATGCAATAAGGGTCTAGCGCAAGTATCTTTGGAATTTAGTATTCCAGTGGCATTTGGTGTCTTGACTGTTGATACAATCGATCAAGCAATCGAGCGCGCAGGTACCAAGGCTGGTAATAAAGGGGCGGAGGCTGCACTAAGCGCACTCGAAATGATTAATGTTCTGTCTCAAATAGAATCCTAA
- the nusB gene encoding N utilization substance protein B (protein NusB) — MGVSVKPAARRNARQFALQAIYSWQISKENVAAIEEQFLTADKYDEEEHHAKEPKLQAPDTDVAYFRDLFSGVALNHIKLDGKMRPYLSRPLQDLDQMELALLRMSIYEMMNRDDVPYKVVINEAIELAKVFAAEDSHKFVNGVLDKAAPTLRKK, encoded by the coding sequence ATGGGAGTTAGTGTGAAACCAGCCGCACGTCGTAATGCACGTCAATTTGCGCTTCAAGCAATTTATTCATGGCAAATAAGCAAAGAAAATGTTGCTGCTATTGAAGAACAGTTTTTAACCGCAGATAAGTATGATGAAGAAGAGCATCATGCAAAAGAGCCTAAACTACAAGCTCCAGATACAGATGTAGCGTACTTCCGCGATCTTTTCTCTGGTGTTGCTCTTAACCACATTAAGTTAGACGGTAAAATGCGTCCATACTTATCTCGTCCACTTCAAGACCTTGATCAGATGGAACTTGCGTTATTACGTATGTCTATCTATGAAATGATGAATCGTGACGATGTACCTTACAAAGTAGTTATTAATGAAGCGATTGAACTTGCAAAAGTATTCGCAGCAGAAGATAGCCACAAATTTGTAAATGGTGTATTAGATAAAGCGGCTCCAACATTACGTAAAAAGTAA
- the thiL gene encoding thiamine-monophosphate kinase, whose protein sequence is MSSEFNLIDKFFVHGNLTREDVDLGIGDDCALVTVPENHQVAITTDTLAAGTHFLATANPISVGYKALASNLSDIAAMGAKPTWVSLALTLPKPDEEWLNGFCKGFFGLAKQHHVQLIGGDTTKGPLSITITVQGIIPKGEALTRKGAQAGDDIYVTGLLGDSAAGLEVLLNTSKQIKTDLEIELEHRHYYSTPKVELAQRLRPLCHSALDISDGLISDLGHILKQSDMNACIDVSKLPISDELMKYYSGNREQCQKTALTSGEEYELCFTAPKENREAIKQITILLNQNVSIIGKVVDKPFTNLQSSVQLMVNNIMLDWQLCGYDHFRSEI, encoded by the coding sequence ATGAGTAGTGAATTTAATTTAATTGATAAGTTTTTTGTACATGGAAACCTTACAAGAGAAGATGTAGATCTTGGTATTGGTGACGATTGTGCACTAGTGACAGTTCCTGAAAACCACCAAGTTGCCATTACAACAGATACTTTAGCAGCAGGAACTCACTTCTTAGCAACAGCGAACCCGATAAGTGTCGGTTATAAAGCGCTAGCATCAAATCTTAGTGATATCGCCGCTATGGGGGCTAAGCCGACGTGGGTTTCTCTCGCATTAACGCTACCAAAACCTGATGAAGAGTGGCTTAATGGTTTTTGCAAAGGTTTCTTTGGTTTAGCTAAACAACATCATGTTCAACTTATTGGTGGTGATACAACAAAAGGCCCGTTGAGTATTACAATAACGGTGCAGGGTATTATACCAAAAGGAGAAGCGTTAACTCGTAAAGGAGCACAAGCAGGGGATGATATCTATGTTACTGGTCTTTTAGGTGACAGTGCTGCTGGTCTTGAAGTGTTATTAAATACATCTAAGCAGATAAAAACAGATCTTGAAATAGAGTTAGAGCACAGACATTATTACTCAACGCCAAAAGTTGAATTAGCTCAACGTTTACGTCCTTTATGTCATTCTGCTCTTGATATATCTGATGGTCTAATTTCAGATTTAGGTCATATCTTAAAACAATCAGATATGAATGCGTGTATAGATGTGAGTAAATTACCCATTTCTGATGAGTTGATGAAATATTATTCTGGTAATAGAGAGCAATGTCAGAAAACAGCACTAACGAGCGGTGAAGAGTATGAACTTTGTTTCACTGCTCCTAAAGAGAATAGAGAAGCAATCAAACAAATAACTATTCTTTTAAATCAAAACGTTAGTATAATTGGAAAAGTTGTAGATAAGCCATTTACTAATTTACAGTCTAGCGTACAATTAATGGTAAATAATATTATGTTGGATTGGCAATTATGTGGATACGATCATTTCAGGAGTGAGATATGA
- the pgpA gene encoding phosphatidylglycerophosphatase A, producing MTNPLALISLKNPWHLLATGFGSGLAPVIPGTVGTLAAIPLYLLLAQLPFYLFFIAVVISALVGIKICDITSSDMKVHDHGSIVWDEFVGLWITMSIVPYLNLSVTDWKWLLTGFILFRFFDMVKPWPIGWLDNKVHGGFGIMLDDIVAGFMALISLWAVGKYSGWL from the coding sequence ATGACAAACCCTTTAGCATTAATTAGCTTAAAAAATCCGTGGCATCTACTAGCAACCGGATTTGGTAGTGGTTTAGCGCCAGTTATTCCTGGAACCGTGGGGACATTAGCAGCAATACCACTCTATTTGTTGCTTGCACAATTGCCTTTTTACCTATTTTTTATCGCTGTTGTTATCTCGGCGTTAGTGGGAATTAAGATCTGTGATATTACCTCTTCTGATATGAAAGTACATGATCATGGGTCTATTGTTTGGGATGAGTTCGTTGGATTGTGGATCACAATGAGTATTGTTCCTTATTTAAACTTATCAGTAACTGATTGGAAATGGTTACTTACAGGGTTTATCTTATTTCGATTTTTCGACATGGTAAAACCTTGGCCAATTGGATGGCTAGATAACAAAGTTCATGGCGGCTTTGGCATTATGCTTGATGATATTGTCGCTGGATTTATGGCTCTAATTAGCCTTTGGGCAGTTGGAAAATATTCTGGTTGGTTATAA
- the luxP gene encoding autoinducer 2-binding periplasmic protein LuxP, with amino-acid sequence MYKVRVKFCSLFFIILTFLGYSKVAFSDPVLVGYWGYDEYLNKYPEENQLTNILQGIVKNDPVPLSLKQDKPVKISFIYPGEQASDYWTRNLIAFESRLKALNINYELTPVSTRLNIDFKEQSRSLYQAIENKADYLIFTLNTTRHRKFIEHVIQTPETQIILQNITTPVKAWQDNQPLLYVGFDHVIGTKLLSKYFQHRFPDGAKYGMLYYSYGYLSTARGDVFVQSLDNQKYTLTSSFYTEATEESARSATKSILQDNSNVDFIYASSTDIALGAIAALNEYPEVQPVINGWGGGSLELAAIESGQLDATVMRMNDDTGIAMAEAIKRDIEGKSVPTVFSGDFEMVTSETSAKDIQALKERAFRYSGMEIKND; translated from the coding sequence ATGTATAAAGTTAGAGTAAAGTTTTGCTCTTTGTTTTTCATCATCTTGACTTTTTTAGGTTACTCAAAAGTCGCATTTTCGGATCCTGTATTAGTTGGGTATTGGGGCTATGATGAATACCTTAACAAGTATCCTGAAGAAAATCAGTTAACTAATATTCTTCAGGGTATCGTAAAAAACGATCCTGTTCCATTGTCTCTTAAGCAAGATAAGCCAGTTAAAATCTCATTTATTTATCCTGGTGAGCAGGCTTCTGATTATTGGACTCGAAATTTAATCGCATTTGAGTCACGTTTAAAAGCTTTAAATATAAATTATGAGCTAACACCAGTTTCAACTCGCTTAAATATCGATTTTAAAGAACAGAGCCGTTCTTTGTATCAAGCAATTGAGAACAAAGCGGATTATTTAATTTTTACTCTTAATACAACTCGTCATCGTAAATTTATTGAGCATGTGATTCAGACGCCTGAAACTCAAATAATCTTACAAAATATTACTACTCCAGTAAAAGCATGGCAAGATAATCAACCGTTATTATACGTCGGTTTTGATCATGTTATTGGAACTAAATTGTTATCTAAATATTTCCAACATCGTTTTCCGGATGGTGCGAAATATGGAATGTTGTATTACTCTTATGGTTATTTAAGCACTGCTAGAGGGGATGTTTTTGTTCAATCATTAGATAATCAAAAATACACATTAACTTCCTCATTTTATACAGAAGCCACGGAAGAGAGTGCTCGTTCTGCCACAAAAAGTATTTTACAAGATAACTCGAATGTTGATTTTATCTACGCTTCATCGACAGATATAGCCCTTGGTGCAATTGCTGCATTGAATGAGTATCCAGAAGTTCAGCCTGTGATTAATGGTTGGGGGGGCGGTTCTCTAGAGCTTGCTGCGATTGAAAGTGGCCAATTAGATGCGACAGTTATGAGAATGAATGACGATACGGGCATTGCAATGGCTGAAGCTATTAAGCGAGATATTGAAGGGAAATCAGTACCAACGGTATTTTCAGGAGATTTTGAAATGGTAACTTCAGAAACCTCAGCAAAAGACATTCAGGCACTGAAAGAGAGAGCTTTTCGTTATTCTGGTATGGAAATAAAGAATGACTAG
- the luxQ gene encoding sensor protein, LuxQ, translating to MTSKNILKKASLADLIFRAIFIIFSILTVGITIHTYQLSVNTINEEVKRNLQKTSSLITNYLNHRLSILQIRQDTDAGSLGLKDSKTRDRIQDLERYFSSIEAKSPYNSPDFRFIETENKLYWVDGNNLFLGLKENALQDIINKNIHINTWYYMMLEKGAPQAHVLIRKTPIVMSLTGEIRGYLYNAAILNNNVSFVYSLKNISNSADVAIINNNNIIASSMRKNSEEYKEVEGLLQFPINEIPSKIINFTDLNVKSLNGELSILSLNNRDNIEHLEMQFIYSVILSFFVLIAFAMLVRGLFEHKILLALNSLLKYTDNVSKKGAEMHYSGSGILEFDYIGTKLEQTFVELIEAKEESYKAQAAAEKSTQVKSDFLAKMSHEIRTPLNGILGISALLRQSNLSNEQEKQVNILHQGGEHLLAVLNDVLDFSQIEQDKLNINCEQFVLSDVLDTINAIYIPLCDAKGITFKLINKVSQDALVYSDQVRLTQILFNLLSNAVKFTEKGEVELIISLKIYNSQVLLFCEIKDSGIGISIEEQSRMFEPFIQLESTNIRKVGGSGLGLAIVNQLLELLQGKIEVDSKLGKGSIFYIEIPISILDESAKEENEKTFNNSLQLPTGLNILLVEDNKSNAYIAKAYCQKYGLNVEWKESAQDGIERLLEQSFDLILMDNQMPKMSGIEATRYIRNELNITTPIYAYTADVLKEASEDFLSAGANYIISKPIKEKSILDALVFYNSQIPSR from the coding sequence ATGACTAGTAAAAATATTTTGAAAAAAGCATCGTTAGCAGACTTAATCTTTCGAGCTATTTTTATTATATTTTCTATTTTAACGGTAGGTATTACTATCCATACCTACCAGTTAAGTGTGAATACGATTAATGAAGAAGTTAAACGTAATTTACAAAAGACATCGAGTTTAATTACCAATTATTTAAATCATCGCTTATCTATCTTACAGATTAGACAAGATACAGATGCAGGAAGTTTGGGGCTTAAAGACTCGAAAACTAGAGATAGAATTCAGGATCTAGAGCGATATTTCTCAAGTATCGAAGCTAAGTCCCCGTACAATTCACCAGATTTTCGATTTATAGAAACGGAAAATAAACTATATTGGGTTGACGGTAATAATTTATTTTTAGGGCTAAAAGAGAATGCCCTTCAAGATATTATTAATAAAAATATTCATATTAATACTTGGTATTATATGATGTTAGAAAAAGGGGCTCCACAAGCTCATGTTTTAATAAGAAAAACACCAATCGTAATGTCCTTAACTGGAGAAATAAGAGGCTATCTATATAATGCAGCAATCTTAAATAATAATGTATCATTTGTATATAGTTTAAAAAATATCAGTAATAGTGCAGATGTCGCTATTATTAATAATAATAATATTATAGCCTCTAGTATGAGAAAAAATTCAGAAGAATATAAAGAAGTTGAGGGCCTTCTTCAATTTCCTATTAACGAAATTCCGAGTAAAATAATAAACTTTACTGATTTGAATGTTAAGTCTTTAAATGGGGAACTATCAATATTATCTTTAAACAATAGAGATAATATTGAGCATTTGGAGATGCAATTTATTTATAGCGTGATCCTCTCTTTCTTTGTATTGATTGCCTTTGCTATGTTGGTTAGAGGGCTTTTTGAGCATAAAATATTACTAGCCTTAAACTCTTTATTAAAATATACCGACAATGTATCTAAAAAAGGCGCTGAGATGCATTACTCAGGAAGCGGTATTTTAGAGTTTGATTACATAGGCACAAAGCTAGAACAAACTTTTGTTGAATTAATAGAAGCAAAAGAGGAGAGCTATAAAGCTCAAGCTGCGGCTGAAAAATCTACCCAAGTGAAATCTGATTTTTTAGCTAAAATGAGTCATGAAATACGTACACCACTAAATGGCATTTTAGGTATATCAGCGCTTTTAAGGCAGAGTAACTTAAGTAATGAACAAGAGAAACAGGTTAATATTTTACATCAAGGTGGAGAGCATCTTCTTGCGGTATTAAATGATGTTTTAGATTTTTCTCAAATAGAGCAAGATAAACTGAATATAAACTGTGAGCAGTTTGTTTTAAGCGATGTTTTAGATACGATTAATGCTATCTATATACCATTATGCGATGCTAAAGGCATTACCTTCAAACTAATAAATAAAGTTAGCCAAGATGCTCTTGTTTATTCAGATCAGGTCCGATTAACTCAAATTCTTTTTAACCTTTTAAGTAATGCTGTCAAATTTACAGAGAAAGGAGAAGTAGAGTTAATTATCTCTCTTAAAATATACAATTCTCAAGTACTGTTATTTTGTGAGATTAAAGACAGTGGAATAGGGATTAGCATTGAAGAGCAGTCTCGTATGTTTGAACCTTTTATTCAACTTGAATCAACGAATATAAGAAAAGTTGGTGGAAGTGGTTTAGGTTTAGCTATTGTAAATCAGTTACTGGAATTACTTCAGGGGAAGATCGAGGTTGATAGTAAACTAGGGAAGGGTTCAATATTTTATATCGAGATCCCTATTTCTATTTTAGATGAAAGTGCAAAAGAAGAGAATGAGAAAACCTTTAATAATTCTCTACAGTTACCAACAGGGCTTAATATATTGTTAGTGGAAGATAATAAATCTAATGCTTATATAGCAAAAGCTTATTGTCAAAAGTATGGCTTAAATGTTGAATGGAAAGAGTCTGCTCAGGATGGAATTGAACGGTTACTAGAACAATCATTTGATTTGATTTTAATGGATAATCAAATGCCTAAAATGAGTGGTATTGAAGCGACAAGGTATATAAGAAATGAACTGAATATCACAACTCCTATTTATGCCTATACAGCGGATGTGTTAAAAGAAGCGAGTGAAGATTTTTTATCTGCAGGTGCTAATTATATTATCAGTAAGCCAATTAAAGAAAAATCAATTTTAGATGCTCTTGTATTTTATAACTCGCAGATTCCAAGTCGATAG
- a CDS encoding antibiotic biosynthesis monooxygenase, translating into MSKKVYCIAQFLPKEGKLDALFTVLQNLEPNTMREDGCLQYTVTRQLQSPFAEGASFPIAFNEVWADNAAFEAHCQREEIKQFFEQQCIAEDGLVDKWNVCIYTDEPTNFDAPKLD; encoded by the coding sequence ATGTCTAAGAAAGTATATTGTATTGCACAATTTTTACCAAAAGAAGGTAAATTGGATGCATTATTTACGGTATTGCAAAATCTAGAACCAAATACAATGCGCGAAGATGGTTGTTTGCAATATACCGTGACTCGTCAGTTACAAAGTCCTTTTGCAGAAGGTGCAAGCTTTCCTATTGCATTTAATGAAGTTTGGGCTGATAACGCTGCATTTGAAGCACATTGTCAACGTGAAGAAATTAAGCAGTTCTTTGAGCAACAATGCATTGCAGAAGATGGCTTAGTTGATAAGTGGAACGTGTGTATTTATACCGATGAACCAACTAATTTCGATGCACCAAAATTAGATTAA